A part of Lacinutrix sp. 5H-3-7-4 genomic DNA contains:
- a CDS encoding DUF6266 family protein — MGKISQGILGGLSGKVGNVIGGSWKGIDYIRIKPSSVANPRTEGQVNQRNKFTVTLEYLQPNKEFLKVGYKSFATKKTEFNAAMSYVLNNAVGGIAPNFTIDYSLALLSRGSLSGVLNGTTDLTTPGQVDFAWGDNSAEGNANATDKAMLLVYNPSKKESVYILDGADRTAGSQSVTIPNTYAGDTVELFMAFVSADGSQVSNSVYLGSGTAA, encoded by the coding sequence ATGGGAAAGATTTCTCAAGGAATTTTAGGCGGATTATCTGGAAAAGTAGGTAATGTCATCGGTGGTAGTTGGAAAGGTATTGACTACATCAGAATTAAGCCATCTAGTGTGGCGAATCCTCGAACAGAGGGACAAGTAAATCAACGTAATAAATTTACGGTTACATTGGAATATTTACAGCCAAACAAAGAGTTTTTAAAAGTCGGTTACAAGTCTTTTGCGACAAAGAAAACTGAATTTAATGCTGCAATGTCTTATGTATTAAATAATGCAGTAGGAGGGATTGCACCTAACTTCACAATCGATTATTCTTTAGCTTTGTTGAGTAGAGGTTCTTTATCTGGAGTGTTAAATGGAACTACTGACTTAACAACACCAGGACAAGTTGATTTTGCTTGGGGTGATAACTCGGCAGAGGGTAACGCAAATGCAACTGATAAAGCGATGTTGTTAGTTTACAATCCAAGTAAAAAAGAATCTGTTTATATTTTAGATGGTGCAGACAGAACAGCAGGTTCTCAATCGGTAACAATTCCAAACACCTATGCAGGAGACACAGTAGAGCTATTTATGGCGTTTGTTTCTGCTGATGGTAGTCAAGTATCAAATAGTGTGTATTTAGGCTCTGGTACGGCTGCTTAA